One part of the Bacillus sp. FJAT-45350 genome encodes these proteins:
- a CDS encoding NADH-dependent flavin oxidoreductase, which translates to MNNKYESLFETVTLGNGTKLKNRLIMAPMTHFSSNPDGTVSDDELNYYARRSSGVGMVITACIYVSENGKGFKNEFAGNSDEMVPGLTKLASTIKEQGAKAVLQIFHGGRMCPPELVPNGDIVSASAVAAEQPNAVTPRALSEEEIQSIIKDFGDTTRRAIEAGFDGVEIHGANGYLIQQFFSPHSNCREDEWGGSVEKRMKFPLAIVDEVKRVVTEHAKEPFIVGYRFSPEEPETPGITMGDTLELVDVLASKEIDYLHVSLMDFWSTAKRGVEGELSRMELIKEKVNERVPVMGGGSIQTADDALKAQQTGIPLLALGRELIIDPDWVQKIEEGKEADIVTELNLTEQERLVVPDGLWNVIVNTPGWFPGVK; encoded by the coding sequence TTGAACAATAAATATGAATCACTATTCGAAACAGTTACACTTGGCAACGGAACGAAATTAAAAAATCGTTTGATAATGGCTCCAATGACTCATTTCTCATCAAATCCTGATGGTACAGTGTCAGATGATGAGCTGAATTATTATGCTCGTCGCTCTAGTGGCGTAGGTATGGTAATTACAGCATGTATTTATGTTTCAGAAAATGGTAAAGGATTTAAAAATGAATTTGCTGGTAACAGTGATGAAATGGTACCTGGCTTAACTAAGTTAGCTTCAACAATAAAAGAACAAGGTGCCAAAGCTGTATTACAAATTTTTCATGGTGGGCGTATGTGTCCTCCTGAATTAGTACCGAATGGAGACATCGTCAGTGCTAGTGCCGTAGCAGCTGAGCAACCGAATGCCGTTACACCACGTGCATTATCAGAAGAAGAAATACAGTCTATTATCAAGGATTTTGGTGATACGACTCGTCGTGCAATTGAGGCTGGTTTTGATGGTGTTGAAATTCACGGCGCAAATGGATATTTAATTCAACAATTTTTCTCACCTCATTCGAACTGTCGCGAAGATGAGTGGGGAGGCAGTGTAGAAAAACGAATGAAATTCCCTCTTGCGATAGTTGATGAAGTAAAGCGTGTAGTTACTGAACATGCTAAAGAACCATTTATCGTGGGTTATCGCTTCTCACCTGAAGAACCAGAGACACCTGGTATTACAATGGGAGATACATTAGAGCTAGTTGACGTATTAGCAAGTAAGGAAATAGACTATCTTCATGTTTCTTTAATGGACTTCTGGTCTACTGCAAAACGAGGAGTAGAAGGTGAGCTGTCCCGTATGGAATTAATTAAAGAAAAGGTTAATGAGCGTGTACCAGTTATGGGAGGGGGCTCAATTCAAACAGCTGACGATGCACTTAAAGCACAACAAACAGGTATCCCGTTACTTGCATTAGGAAGAGAGCTAATAATTGACCCCGATTGGGTTCAGAAAATAGAAGAAGGAAAAGAAGCTGATATTGTTACTGAACTCAACCTTACTGAACAAGAGCGTCTAGTTGTACCAGATGGTTTATGGAATGTAATCGTGAATACACCAGGATGGTTTCCAGGGGTAAAGTAA
- the cydD gene encoding thiol reductant ABC exporter subunit CydD, with the protein MKTLQKLARAQKGCYYALYGMAVAFGLVVISQAYLIVSIVDDLFLGKYAFQQVVPLLIGLLFVLLLRALLSYGTGMIGVKMASVVKADYRKKLLKAYSCQSVLTSYKEQSGKKVSVMLDAVDELDSFYSKYIPQRIVSSIVSVMILIVVFSQHLYSGLIILVTAPFIPIFMIIIGKATQQKSEEKLDSLSSFSGRFLDTLQGLVSLKLYGRSGHYKNVIESSSLNFRDSTMKILKIAFTSSLMLEFISMLSIGLVALELGLRLVVFDQVSFFTAFFILLLVPEFFHLLKELGSAFHAGRSSTGAASKLEEALDKDTKVVSWGNESLKTSPLKLELKDVNYSYENTNFSLTNVNASLPTVSQVAIVGKSGAGKTTLLHLIAGLLKQSYGNILVNGRNRSDYNEKDWFNNVSYITQHPYLFSGSIAENISLGLDVSRQDILIAAKKAKLIELIDSLPNGLETIIGEDGRGLSGGEKQRIALARAFLKEPSIILFDEPTSGLDLVTERVLHQSIKELSTSSIVVTVAHRLQTVKQANHILLLENGKIIAQGTHEQLSNSEHAYRQLFSRERGGEEQ; encoded by the coding sequence ATGAAAACACTACAGAAGCTAGCACGTGCACAGAAGGGATGTTATTATGCGCTTTATGGCATGGCAGTAGCTTTCGGTCTTGTCGTTATTTCACAAGCTTATTTGATTGTTTCCATTGTAGACGATCTATTTCTTGGCAAATATGCTTTTCAGCAAGTAGTACCACTATTAATCGGATTATTATTCGTGCTGCTTTTACGCGCTCTTTTATCATATGGAACTGGAATGATTGGGGTAAAAATGGCGTCCGTAGTCAAAGCTGATTACCGGAAGAAGCTCTTAAAGGCCTATTCCTGTCAGTCGGTTCTTACCTCTTATAAGGAGCAGTCAGGTAAAAAAGTAAGTGTTATGTTAGATGCAGTTGACGAGCTTGATAGTTTCTATAGTAAGTACATTCCACAAAGAATTGTTTCATCGATTGTCTCTGTCATGATATTGATTGTTGTCTTTTCACAACATCTCTATTCTGGGTTGATTATCCTTGTGACAGCACCATTTATACCGATTTTTATGATTATAATCGGAAAAGCGACTCAGCAAAAATCCGAGGAGAAGCTCGATAGTTTATCATCTTTTTCAGGCAGGTTTTTAGATACACTACAAGGACTAGTTAGCTTGAAATTATACGGACGTTCTGGTCATTACAAAAATGTGATTGAATCTAGTAGTCTGAATTTCAGAGATTCAACGATGAAAATATTGAAGATAGCATTTACTTCTTCATTAATGTTGGAATTCATTTCGATGCTTAGTATTGGCCTTGTTGCATTGGAGCTTGGACTTCGACTTGTTGTATTTGACCAAGTTAGCTTTTTTACAGCCTTTTTTATCCTGTTACTAGTTCCTGAATTCTTTCATCTGTTAAAAGAGTTAGGAAGTGCCTTTCATGCTGGTCGTAGTAGTACAGGAGCAGCCTCTAAATTAGAAGAAGCACTTGATAAAGATACAAAAGTTGTATCGTGGGGGAATGAGTCATTAAAAACTAGCCCTCTAAAACTCGAGTTAAAAGATGTGAACTATAGCTATGAAAATACAAATTTCTCATTAACAAATGTAAATGCTAGTCTTCCAACTGTTAGTCAAGTTGCGATCGTCGGGAAGAGTGGAGCTGGTAAAACTACATTACTTCATCTAATTGCTGGTCTATTAAAGCAATCCTACGGTAATATTTTGGTGAATGGTCGTAATCGTTCAGATTACAACGAGAAGGATTGGTTTAACAACGTTAGTTATATTACTCAGCATCCGTATTTGTTTTCTGGTTCGATCGCTGAGAACATCTCACTCGGACTTGATGTATCAAGACAAGACATCCTAATTGCAGCAAAAAAAGCCAAACTGATAGAGCTAATTGATTCTTTACCGAATGGGTTAGAAACAATAATCGGTGAAGATGGGAGAGGACTATCTGGTGGTGAAAAACAACGAATCGCCTTAGCACGTGCCTTTTTAAAGGAGCCATCAATCATCCTATTTGATGAACCAACATCGGGACTTGATTTAGTGACCGAAAGAGTGCTTCATCAGTCTATTAAAGAATTATCTACTTCTTCAATAGTTGTGACTGTTGCACATAGGTTACAAACGGTGAAGCAAGCGAATCATATCCTACTTCTTGAAAATGGAAAAATTATAGCTCAAGGAACACATGAGCAGTTAAGCAACTCGGAACATGCTTATCGTCAGTTATTTTCTAGAGAAAGGGGAGGAGAAGAGCAATGA
- a CDS encoding cytochrome d ubiquinol oxidase subunit II, translated as MTIEILGISVLWLFLFGYVIVASIDFGAGFFNASTIVTRKHHIVNSVIQRYLSPVWEITNVFLVFFFIGMIGFFPQTAYYFGTVLLIPISISIILLALRGSYYAFSTYGTKGHFGYTLMYGVTGVLIPASLTTALIVSQGGFIREMPSGRIDLDYVALFTSPFAWSIVVLSLVSVLFISASFLAYYSSVAEDWKALKLFKKYTWIWSFPTIITAVGIIIEMKWHNPSHFEGLVSLWWLFALSFVSFLVSLWFLKKGQYGWSFIYVVLQFAIAFYAYGVSRYPYLLYPYLTIYDGFTNETMAYALIAVFILGLMLLIPSLYLVFKLFIMNKPYIKKGKV; from the coding sequence ATGACAATCGAAATTCTAGGAATCTCAGTATTATGGCTATTCCTATTCGGATATGTTATTGTCGCTTCCATTGACTTTGGGGCTGGTTTTTTCAATGCTTCTACGATTGTGACAAGAAAACATCATATCGTTAACTCTGTTATTCAGCGTTATTTATCTCCAGTTTGGGAGATTACGAATGTTTTCCTTGTTTTCTTTTTCATTGGGATGATTGGATTTTTCCCACAAACAGCCTATTATTTCGGGACAGTGCTGTTAATACCGATTAGTATCTCAATTATTTTACTAGCGTTGCGGGGAAGCTATTATGCTTTCAGTACGTACGGAACGAAAGGGCATTTCGGATATACGTTGATGTATGGTGTGACAGGGGTACTCATTCCTGCTTCATTAACAACAGCATTAATCGTTTCACAAGGTGGTTTCATTCGTGAAATGCCTTCTGGAAGAATTGACTTAGACTATGTAGCATTGTTCACTAGTCCATTTGCGTGGTCAATAGTAGTACTAAGTTTAGTGAGTGTCTTGTTTATCTCAGCAAGCTTTTTAGCGTATTATTCATCTGTCGCTGAGGACTGGAAAGCACTTAAATTATTTAAGAAATACACATGGATTTGGAGTTTTCCTACCATAATCACAGCCGTAGGAATCATCATTGAAATGAAATGGCATAACCCTTCTCACTTTGAAGGTTTGGTATCACTTTGGTGGCTATTCGCATTATCGTTTGTATCTTTTCTAGTAAGCTTATGGTTCTTGAAAAAAGGACAGTACGGATGGTCATTTATTTATGTAGTCTTGCAGTTCGCGATTGCCTTTTACGCTTACGGAGTATCACGATATCCGTATTTACTGTATCCGTATTTGACGATTTATGATGGCTTTACGAATGAAACAATGGCGTATGCATTAATCGCTGTATTTATTTTAGGTCTAATGTTACTCATCCCTTCTTTGTATCTCGTTTTCAAGCTGTTTATTATGAATAAGCCTTATATAAAAAAAGGAAAAGTGTGA
- the cydS gene encoding cytochrome bd oxidase small subunit CydS: MHNFLLFYAPLLIVLVAVVVSFIVATKSTKFEE; this comes from the coding sequence ATGCATAATTTCTTATTATTCTATGCACCACTCCTAATTGTCTTGGTGGCGGTGGTTGTTTCTTTTATCGTCGCAACAAAAAGCACGAAGTTTGAGGAGTAA
- a CDS encoding cytochrome ubiquinol oxidase subunit I has protein sequence MENMDSVEFSRYLTMLTLSVHVIFATVGVGVPLFIMLAHWLGLKKNDPHYLLMAKRWARGYVISVAVGVVTGTAIALQLALLWPRFMEFAGQLVALPLFMETFAFFFEAIFLGIYLYTWNRFKNPKHHFYLLAPVVIGGAMSALFITSVNAFMNTPQGFVLLNGELTNIQPLLAMFNPAMPTKVAHVLTSAYMTSAFVLASIAAFHMMRGNRHEYHRKALSLTMKVGFIFCIATALVGDLSGKFLAEYQPEKLAAAEWHFETEGEAPLVLFGILTETNEVKYGIKIPYALSFLVHNNFSGVVTGLNDIPEEYHPPYIVHYFFDIMVSIGIGLTVLSMIYLLALKFKWKFIKTKMFRYSLVASGPLAMLAIQAGWWFTELGRQPWIMRGFMTTAEGATDSPYVWVMFIAFAVLYFILLAGTAIVLTRMFKNNPVEKELEKSAEQGRDAV, from the coding sequence GTGGAGAATATGGATTCAGTTGAATTTAGCCGCTATTTAACAATGTTGACGCTCTCGGTACATGTGATTTTTGCAACAGTTGGTGTTGGGGTACCACTTTTTATCATGCTAGCACACTGGCTTGGTTTAAAAAAAAATGATCCTCATTATTTATTAATGGCAAAACGTTGGGCTCGTGGTTATGTCATTAGTGTAGCTGTTGGGGTAGTAACTGGTACTGCCATTGCCCTGCAACTAGCATTATTATGGCCACGGTTTATGGAGTTTGCCGGTCAGCTAGTAGCATTACCGTTATTTATGGAAACATTTGCCTTTTTCTTTGAAGCTATCTTTCTAGGAATTTATTTATATACGTGGAATCGATTTAAAAATCCGAAACATCATTTTTATTTACTAGCTCCAGTAGTAATTGGTGGAGCAATGTCAGCACTATTTATCACATCAGTAAATGCGTTCATGAACACACCACAGGGCTTTGTCCTATTAAATGGTGAATTAACAAATATTCAACCATTACTAGCAATGTTCAACCCTGCGATGCCGACGAAGGTAGCGCATGTGTTAACGTCTGCCTATATGACATCTGCCTTTGTGCTTGCTTCGATTGCAGCTTTCCATATGATGCGTGGGAACCGTCACGAGTATCACCGAAAAGCATTGTCTTTAACAATGAAAGTTGGATTTATCTTCTGTATTGCGACTGCTCTTGTTGGTGACTTATCAGGTAAATTCCTAGCAGAATACCAACCTGAAAAACTAGCAGCTGCAGAGTGGCATTTTGAAACAGAAGGGGAAGCACCACTTGTACTTTTTGGAATATTAACAGAAACGAATGAAGTCAAATATGGAATCAAAATACCTTATGCACTAAGTTTCCTAGTTCATAACAACTTTTCTGGAGTCGTAACAGGCTTAAATGATATTCCAGAAGAATATCATCCACCATATATCGTCCATTATTTCTTTGACATTATGGTATCGATTGGGATTGGGCTTACAGTATTGTCGATGATTTACCTGTTAGCACTTAAATTTAAGTGGAAGTTTATAAAAACGAAAATGTTCCGTTATTCACTAGTAGCTTCTGGACCATTAGCAATGCTAGCGATACAAGCTGGATGGTGGTTTACAGAGCTAGGTCGTCAACCTTGGATTATGAGAGGGTTCATGACGACAGCAGAAGGTGCGACAGATTCTCCTTATGTTTGGGTCATGTTTATTGCCTTTGCTGTACTTTATTTCATCTTACTGGCTGGTACTGCCATTGTGTTAACTCGTATGTTTAAAAATAATCCAGTAGAAAAAGAGTTAGAGAAGAGCGCTGAACAAGGGAGGGATGCTGTATGA